The Theropithecus gelada isolate Dixy chromosome 11, Tgel_1.0, whole genome shotgun sequence genome includes a region encoding these proteins:
- the CLEC12A gene encoding C-type lectin domain family 12 member A isoform X1, which translates to MSEEVTYADLKFQNSSETEKIQEIGKFGEKAPPAPSRVWRPAALFLTVLCLLMLIGLGVLGNMFHITLKTAMKKMNKLQNINEELQRNVSLQLMSNMNSSNKIRNLSTTLQTIATRLCRELYSKEQEHKCKPCPRRWIWHKDSCYFLSDDVRTWQESRMACAAQNASLLKINNKNALEFTKSQSTSYPYWLGLSPEKDYSYGMSVDDIINSSAWVIRNASDLNNMFCGYINRIYVHYDYCIYRKKMICEKMANPVQLGFIHFREA; encoded by the exons ATGTCTGAAGAAGTTACTTATGCAGATCTTAAATTCCAGAACTCCAGTGAGACAGAAAAAATCCAAGAAATTGGCAAATTTGGGGAAAAAG CACCTCCAGCTCCCTCTCGTGTATGGCGTCCAGCAGCGTTGTTTCTGACTGTTCTGTGCCTTCTGATGCTCATTGGATTGGGAGTCTTGGGAAACATGT tTCACATTACTTTGAAGacagcaatgaaaaaaatgaacaaactacaaaatatcaatgaagaGCTTCAAAGAAATGTGTCTCTACAACTGATGAGTAACATGAACAGCTCCAACAAGATCAGGAACCTCTCCACCACACTGCAAACAATAGCCACCAGATTATGTCGTGAGCTATATAGCAAAGAACAAG AGCACAAATGTAAGCCTTGTCCAAGGAGATGGATTTGGCATAAGGACAGCTGTTATTTCCTAAGTGATGATGTCCGAACATGGCAGGAGAGTAGAATGGCCTGTGCTGCTCAGAATGCCAGCCTGTTgaagataaacaataaaaatgcttTG GAATTTACAAAATCCCAGAGTACGTCATATCCCTATTGGCTGGGATTATCTCCTGAAAAAGATTACAGTTACGGTATGAGTGTGGATGATATAATCAACTCCTCTGCCTG GGTTATACGAAACGCATCTGACTTAAATAACATGTTTTGTGgatatataaatagaatatatgtTCATTATGATTACtgcatttatagaaaaaaaatgatatgtgAGAAGATGGCCAATCcagtgcagcttggttttatacattttagggaggcatga
- the CLEC12A gene encoding C-type lectin domain family 12 member A isoform X2 encodes MSEEVTYADLKFQNSSETEKIQEIGKFGEKVHITLKTAMKKMNKLQNINEELQRNVSLQLMSNMNSSNKIRNLSTTLQTIATRLCRELYSKEQEHKCKPCPRRWIWHKDSCYFLSDDVRTWQESRMACAAQNASLLKINNKNALEFTKSQSTSYPYWLGLSPEKDYSYGMSVDDIINSSAWVIRNASDLNNMFCGYINRIYVHYDYCIYRKKMICEKMANPVQLGFIHFREA; translated from the exons ATGTCTGAAGAAGTTACTTATGCAGATCTTAAATTCCAGAACTCCAGTGAGACAGAAAAAATCCAAGAAATTGGCAAATTTGGGGAAAAAG tTCACATTACTTTGAAGacagcaatgaaaaaaatgaacaaactacaaaatatcaatgaagaGCTTCAAAGAAATGTGTCTCTACAACTGATGAGTAACATGAACAGCTCCAACAAGATCAGGAACCTCTCCACCACACTGCAAACAATAGCCACCAGATTATGTCGTGAGCTATATAGCAAAGAACAAG AGCACAAATGTAAGCCTTGTCCAAGGAGATGGATTTGGCATAAGGACAGCTGTTATTTCCTAAGTGATGATGTCCGAACATGGCAGGAGAGTAGAATGGCCTGTGCTGCTCAGAATGCCAGCCTGTTgaagataaacaataaaaatgcttTG GAATTTACAAAATCCCAGAGTACGTCATATCCCTATTGGCTGGGATTATCTCCTGAAAAAGATTACAGTTACGGTATGAGTGTGGATGATATAATCAACTCCTCTGCCTG GGTTATACGAAACGCATCTGACTTAAATAACATGTTTTGTGgatatataaatagaatatatgtTCATTATGATTACtgcatttatagaaaaaaaatgatatgtgAGAAGATGGCCAATCcagtgcagcttggttttatacattttagggaggcatga